A window of Oryctolagus cuniculus chromosome 2, mOryCun1.1, whole genome shotgun sequence genomic DNA:
tgatatataattgtatatatttataggatacagcatgatattttgttacatgtatttgaagatacttcagaaagttcatagaatatggaattaaaagtttattttgggccggtgccgcggctcaataggctaatcctatgcctgtggcgccggcactcgaggttctagtccctgtcggggcgccagattctgtcctggttgctcctcttccagtccagctctctgctgtggcccgggaaggcagtggaggatggcccaagtgcttggccctgcacccgcatgggagaccaggagaagcacctggctcctggctttggatcagtgtggtgcgctggctgcagcggccattgggtgtgaaccaatgggaaaggaagacctttctctctgtctctctctctcactatccactctgcctgttcaaaaaaaaagtttattttggtgcaaaaatgtttcaaTCTATAAATATGAAGGGGTCTTCATAAagctgaaaaatgtgtattaggaaatACTTacgtgtggattttttttttttgagatattaaatgtatttgaaaggcagaataaaagggagggagggaggaagggaaggagacaaagagggaaagagagagataccttccatctgccggAGCCTGGAAcatcattctggtctcccatgtaggtggctgccttcccagcatattagcaaggagctagatcagaagcagagcagccaggaattagctggcgcccatatagaaAGCCTGCAAGGCAAACAGCAGCCCAAACccttgccacaatgccggcctctgtgtatggatttcaactttgtttttgcaccaaaataaacttttgtatcaattccattttctgtgaacttcgaAGTATGTATCAAGTATATTGTAGAAAGATCATATCAAGCTATATAATGTATGCTTCACCTCAGATACCTACCATTTAGTTGTGATGAGagtatttaaaattctctttgaGCTATTtggaaatatacaatatattattcTTAACCACAATGCTGAGTAGTAGCCATGCACCTATTTTACTGACAGATAGCTTAATATTTTCAGAAGTGATTCAAGTCTACttgttatttattaattaaattctattttaattaattaagttaattaattaaaatgctattaacatttcattttagtTAACAGTTAAGTCTTTACTAACACTATTTGATTGAATCTGTCAGAAAGCTTGCATAACTCTGAGAACACTGGCATTTTCTAACTTTCCTTTCTGTCTATGGCCACAGAACAAATTATGGATTTGAAGGAGAAGCCAGGTAACACTGTTTCAGCTGGTCAAGAGGATTTCCCATCTGTCCTACTTGaaactgctgcttctcttccttctctatcTCCTCTCTCAGCTGCTTCTTTTAAAGAACATGAATACCTTGGTAATGTACCAGCAGTATTATCCACGGAAGGAACACTTCAAGAAACTTTAAATGAAGCTTCTAAACAGCTCTCAGAGAAGGCAAAAAATCCATTTGTAGATAGAGATTTAACAGAGTTTTCAGAACTAGAGTATTCAGAAATGGGATCAAAATTTAGTGGCTCTCCAAAAGCAGAATCTGCCATAATGGTAGCAAACCCTAGGGAAGAAGTAATTGCAAAGAATAAAGATGAAGAAGAGGACTTAGTTAGTAATAACATCCTTCGTAATCAGCAAGACTTACCTGTGGCCCTTACTGAGCTGGTGAAAGAAGAGGACAAagttatgtttccagaaaaaacaATGGACAGTTTTAATGAAAAGGAAGCTGCAGTAGAAGCTCCTATAAGGGAAGAGTATGCAGACTTCAAACCATTTGAACGAGTATGGGAAGTGAAAGATGCTTATAAGGAAGATAGTGGTATGCCGGCTGCAGGGGGTAGTATAGAGAGCAAATTGGAAAGTAAAGCGGATGAGAAATATTTTGCAGATAGCCTGGAGCAAACGAATCATGAAAAAGAGAGTGAAAGCAGTAATGATGATACTTCTTTTCCCAGTACACCAGAAGCTGTAAAAGACGGTTCAGGAGCATATATCACATGTGCTCCCTTTAACCCAGCAGCAACTGAGAGCATTGCAACAAACATTTTTCCTTTGCTGGAAGACCATACTTCAGAAAATaagacagatgaaaaaaaaatagaagaaaagaaagctcaGATTGTAACAGAGAAGAATATTAGCACCAAATCCTCAAACCCTTTCCTTGCAGCAACACAGGATTCTCAGACTGAGTATGTCACAACAGAAAATTTATCAAAGGTGACTGGGGAAGCAGTGGCAAACATGCCTGAGGGTCTGACACCAGATTTAGTACAGGAAGCATGTGGAAGTGAATTGAACGAGGCTGCAGGGACAAAGATTGCCTATGAAACAAAAATGGACTTGGTGCAAACCTCAGAAGCTATGCAGGAATCACTCTACCCTGTAACACAGCTTTGCCCATCATTTGAAGAATCTGAAGCTACTCCATCACCAGTTTTGCCTGACATTGTTATGGAAGCACCATTAAATACTGTAGTTCCTAGTGCTGGTGCTTCTGCAGGGCAGCCCAGCTCATCACCGTTAGAAGCTCCTCCTTCAGCTAATTATGAAAGTGTAAAGCTTGATTCTGAAAGTCCACCCCCATATGAAGAGGCAATGAACGTAAAAAAAATATcaggaataaaagaagaaattaaagagcCTGAAACTACTGATGCAGTTGTTCAAGAAACAGAAGCTCCTTATATATCCATTGCATGTGatttaattaaagaaacaaagctgTCTAGTGAACCAAGCCCAGATTTCGCTAATTATTCAGAAATAGCAAAAGTTGAACAGCCAGTGCCTGATCGTTCTGAGTTAGTTGAGGATTCCTCACCTGATTCTGAGCCAGTTGACTTATTTAGTGATGATTCAATACCTGAAGTTCCACAAAGACAAGATGAAGCTGTGATACTTTTGAAAGAAAATCTCACTGAAACTTCATATGAGTCAGCGttagaatatgaaaataaagaaaaactcagTACTTTACTACCTGAGGGAGGAAAGCCGTATTTGGAATCTTTTCAGTCCAATTTAAGCACCACAAGAGATAGCCCATCACCTGATGAAGTTTTGACATTGACCAAAAAGGAGAAAATTCCTTTGCAAATGGAGGATCTCAAAACTGCAGTTTATGCAAAGGAGGACTTACTTGTTTCTAAGGAAGCCACAATAAGAGAAAGTGAAACATTTTCAGATTCATCTCCAATTGAGATTATAGATGAGTTCCCTGCATTTGTTAGTTCTAAAACTGATTCTTCTCCTAAATCAGCCAGGGAGTACACTGACTTGGAAGTATCCCACAGAAGTGAAATTCCTAATGTCCAGGATGGAACTGGGTCATTGCCCTGCTCAGAATTGCCCCGTGACCTTTCTTTCAAGGAGGTACAACCAAAAGATGAAGATAAAATCTCAGATGAATTCTCCAAAAATAGGTCTGATGTAGCCAAGGCACCCTTACTTCCTCCAGATGTTTCTGCTTTGGACACTCAAACAGAAATAGGCAGCATAGTTAAACCCAAAGTTCTTGTGAAAGAAGCTGAGAAAAAACTTCCTTCTGACACAGTGAAAGAGGACAGATCACCATCTGCTATATTTTCAGCAGAGCTGAGTAAAACTTCAGGTAATTAATCTATACACTGATTTGTGATTTtgtacttttataaaattttaacaacAGAACATTCTACACTTTGTGCCCTATAATACTTTTTTAGTGTCTAATATATCACATTGATAATTCTTTATCACTGTCTCAGTTGAAGGTTTTAGTGCTTTATTTCCCCCTCTTACACTAATCACCCTTGCTGTTAACTTTTTCACACGGTTATTCATTAATCACTTTTACATTGCATCATGGCActagaaaacacattttaaaattagaattggTTTCAGTATCTCTTCTTCTGGGTGTGGGGACTTAATTGTTTTTCAATAGCGTGAAGAGCCAGAGATATTAAACCATTATTTTCAGATAGATTTTTGTTATactagaaattattatttttgaggaAAACATGGCTgaagcaagcttttttttttttttttttttttaagattcattaatttacttgaaaggcagagttacagagagaaagagagagagagagactctccatctgctgattcaatccccagttggccacaacaaccagagatgcgccaatccagagtcaggagccagtagcttctttgaggtctcccaagtgtgtgcagaggcccaagcacttgggccatcttccactgctttcccaggccatagcagagagctggttcggaagtggagcagctggaacttgaacttgcacccatatggcatggtggcactgcaggcggtggctttgcccaccatgccactgtgccagcccctgtagcaagtttttaatatttcagtatAGTACAGTACTATTCCACTAACTGATATAAGGTCAGGCATTTTGAGTGTagatattttttagaaaagcataAATCGAAGTGTTTGGGTATGAATTCTTCCAAAAAGTTCTAGTTCTCatcctcatttttttctcttgactCTATATTTCTCATATAACTAACTTGCTTAAAGTGATATgcacatatattttttattttatttttgcaattaaGTTGTAATTTGTTTTCTGTAAAATCTAATATGTTGGGTGTATTTGCTGGATATACTTACGTACTGAAGAAAGAGTAGCATTAGCAGCAGAGAAGTCAGcttagaaaatctttttttttttttttaaagatttacttatttgaaaggcagagttaaagagaggcagagagaaaagtcttccatccactggttcactccccaaatggccgcaacagctggagctgtactgatccaaagccagtaacctggagcttcctctgggtctcctatgtgggtgcaggggcccaaggacttgggccatcttccactgccttcccaggtcataggagagggctggatcggaagtggagcagccaggattcgaactggtgcctaaatgggatgctggcactgcagatggaggcttcaACCCACTCTGCCATAGCGCCTGCCCCTAGAAATTCTTGTAATCCAAGAGAAGGTTATAAACACTCAGGCATTGGGCTGAGTTTGGAGACAGAGGACTTAATTTCTGGTGGGTATAGATATGAAGGATAAAGATAAGGAGGAAGCATTACAAATGACCCTagggggttccaggttcctggcatgAGCAGCTATATGGATGGCAGTATGAGAAAATGAGATCAGGAGAATGAGAAACAGGTTTAAGGGAAGATAAATTCCATTTTGAATATGTTAGTATTCAAGTACTTCAGGTATCCATGAAGCCATGGATAGTATACTTGGTAAGTTATGGATATTATGAGGGACTTTGGCTGGgttgtatgtgtatgtttttcaTGATCTTGACATTGAAATCAAAGCTGCAGATATAAAAGAGGGAGATCCAAGATAAATGAAAGATTTAGCAGGGAAAGAAATGATTAATATTATCATACTACAGAGGTCAGTTAAGATAAACCTTTGAAGTTTGTGAAAAAGTACTGAAAGTTTTGGCATGACAGCAGCAAGTGGTTTGAGAAGGCTGAGCTGGCACTGATAATTGAATGTGAGTTGAGCCAATGTTGACTACTCTCAAGAAGCGTGAGATAATATAGAAAGAGCAAGCAAGTGGGTAagtatagttttttttgtttgtttgtttttgacaggcagagtggacagtgagagagagagacagagagaaaggtcttcctttgccgttggttcaccctccaatggccgccgcggcccgtgcatcgcactgatccgctggcaggagccaggtacttatcctggtttcccatggggtgcagggcccaaggagttgggccatcctccactgcactccctggccacagcagagagctgacctggaagaggggtaaccggacagaatctggtgccccaaccgggactagaacccggtgtgctggtgccgcaaggcggaggattagcctactgagccgcggcgccagccagtataGTTTTGAGGAGGGGCTTTGTTATTTTAAGATGGGAGGGAATGAGATCACAAGTTCAGGTAGGGAAACTCGCTTTAGAAAAAAGAAGGGATAAGGTGACTGGCGCAATGGATAGCGCGTTGGACTTCTAGTGGTGAAAGAAAAAAGGGATAATACTTTGCTTataggaaatggaaaagaaattgtGGATGTTGATATAGGTAGGGTTTTGTGATTGGCAGTTAAGGGAATTGTTTGATGGTTTATGTTTATTCCTTAAAGCAGAATGTTGTGTAAGAACTTACTTAAAaagggtgctgattcaagtcctggctgctccatttctgatccagcgctttgctaatgcacctggaaaagcagcagaggatggcccaggtgcttggtacCCTGCATCTACCAGGGTAGAtcaggaagaacctcctggctcctggcttcagatcagctcagccctggcctttgcagccatttggggaatgaaccagtggatggaagatcaatctctctgtctctccctctctaattctacctttccaataaataaataactttttttaaaaaaattctttaactaaacctttttttaaaagttatgctTCACAGATTTgtatacacttctttttttaaaatttttatttatttgtttgagaggcaaagacagctcccatctgctggctcactccccagatgccttcttTGTCCCCAAATGGGCCAGGGCCTGAAGCTGAGAATGAGAAACCCATTCAGATTTTCCAcgctgtggcaggaacccagtcacttgagcatcactgctgcccttcagggtctacatcagcaggaagctggagtcaggagctggagctattgaacccaggaactctgaatgGGATCTGGGTGTCCTAAACTGCattttaactgttaggccaaaatGTCTGCCCCTATGTACAATTCTTGCATGTGTCCATGAATAAGAGCTTTCTTTTGACGTGCTTAtgacttaaaatatttccttgtatttttataatttactagATGCCTTTGAGTTTTTTCACTAAAGctaagatttaaatattttggttaaaatatttttagtgagcaaatatatttagattgttttttgttatttttggacTGTATGATGTAAGCAGTTAATCTGATAAAAGCTTAAGTactctgaaaattaaaatgtttaaaagattgATTAGAAATAGTTCTAACTAGAATGCTATTACTAAATGTACAGTGTAACTTACTAAAATAACCAAttatgtttactttaaaaaagtgACATTGTTAAATTTGTAAGGATTTATTTAGTGCTTATTGTAGAGCCAATAgagataaaaaaatatttacgtACCATAAACAATAGGCACCATGACATACAGAGTCGTGAAAAACTTCATTTTTGGCCTTTTAGAGTCCTGAATTCTAATCCTGGCGTTTTCATTGATGTATGACTTTAGACAAATGTTTTAATCTGCTAAAGCCTCAGTAATTTTAGTGTAAGTTTATGTCTATGTTCCTGAattggtatatatgaaatacatggaatttgtataccttaatttttaaaaaaaaatatgttaacaaCTACAAAAAAAGTTTCTCTCAAGGACTTTCAGTGAAGTCAGGGCATCTGAAGTTTATGAGTTAATCTGAATTATATGTACTCATTATACACATTTGAGAAATGTAGAACAGCactgaaatgaaaaaatgtaCAATCATACTTCCCAGACGTAATCATTACTAATTTTTAAGAACGTATTTCTCTAGTCTGTTTTCAGATCACATGTATACTTTGTGAGTATAAGCAAAATAAGTGTTTACCAGGTTGGTGTCTTCATATTAATCATAAGCtttcaaaaacattaatttatataATGCGATCATTGCAATGTGTTGATTCTTCTGAATGATTTTTGATGGTTAGTGTTTCTTTGTAAAGATATAATTTAACTAGTCACTTTGCTAATGCTGAATCCTTCCATTGTTCCTGATTCTTTAAGTAATGCTGTTGTTCCTAAcctttatatttaaatgtattttttgtgtgttttaattattttccattaCTACAAGTAAAAACCTGGATAAATGGAAACAAGCACATTTAAGAGTTTTTGATAAAAAATTGGCTACCAGAAAAATTGCACTAATAAATATCCCTgtcacaaaatgagaaaaaataccCATTTCTCTGTTATCATCAATAattgatattctttattttttggatAGATAATATTCCCATATCTCACAAAATTCATTAAGTTCAAAATCTGTTTGAGTTGCTTAGCCACTTAGTGCTTTTCCCGAGTCTATGACTTATTCTTCCACACATTCAGTACTTCATATGTTAAAATAATCTCTACCAGTTTGGTAGGGGAAAAGTGATGTTTTGCTATTTTGCTATTTTGCTTGATTGCTAGGGATTGTGAATGTGTTGCATATATTTATTggctatttgtgtttcttttgtgaattgctatatatatatatatgcacacacacatatatagtgtgtgtgtgtaaatccaAACTCTTGttagttttcctttaatttttttaaaagattgattaatttattggaaagagggtggggggaggggcagggagagagtgaatgagaatatcttccatctgcttgttcacttcccttaatgactgggccagactgaagctaggagcttctgggtctaccacatgagtgcaggggcccaaccacttgggccatcttctgctgctttcccaggcacattagcaggtagctgggtcagagcaaccaggactcgaaacagcacccatagggaatgccaggactacaggtggagacttaaccttccaacttatagcactggcccccttcatttaattttccataaGATTTTTATTGTACTTTACATTTTAGTGAGCGTTTCcattttcacaaaagaaaatcTGTACCTTTTTTATTTGCCTGTTTTTAGTTTAATTAATTATGATCTTTCAAAAATTGGTTTTGAATTGTGGTCAGAAATCATTTTATCTCACAGACCTTTTTGATGTTGGAGTTGACTTTCTTAGTTCCATTCTATTCTAGTTAGATCCTAGTGCCAGGCTTGCCTTGGAATAGCCTGAAAATTGAGAGCCTGGTCTTTGCTAAGATTGCCTGCTGTGTGGATTGGTTAAATCAACTGTAGACTAGGGGTGTTGGTGCCATCTAGTGTTGTTGATTAAAAAGGAGCTCAGTGGAATGCTTTGTAATCAACTATATGGAATCAGTTTACCAAGAAATTTAGTGACCTGTTGGTGTCTGCTTCACATCAacaaatgactttaaaaatgattttataatcGAGTTTGAATCTTGACATCTTTCACTGAAGCAAATGCTTGAATCATGTTGTAAATAATGTGAAATGACCTCACAGATTCCCCAAACCTGTGTACTTTAGTGAAAACCGCAAAGTTTTAGATGATCTGTTCAGAACTTAATGACTTCATTTTTGAGTTCTGAATTTAGAAATGCTTAGAATCTATAGGaatatctgtatttattttaaattataattcagGAAGCCAGGGTTTATTTAGTTTTCATTGAATAgtatcactttcattttttttctctatggattttagaattcatttttagTAGCTGCTGTGGAATTATTTATATACCTAAAATGCTCAACATTTTTCCATATGTATTATAGAATAAAGtctcttcattttttaagattcatttcagCAGTTAATGTTGAAGTACTATAATTTAGTCCATAGAGGGCATTATATTACAGCATATGTTAGGGGTTTTCAGTTATTTGATACCTTTTAGTAATGAAACGTGTTAAATTACATATCTTTGTATAGCCCAGAATAACCATGTTTTGAAACAAATTTAGAACTACCCTGTAATtataattgtttctttttaaagaaaagtttcctGTTCTTTATAGCCAGGgcacaaaataattattttagctACAAGAACAGTATACAATCAATTTCTAATTTGAGAGGAACACTTCAGTAAATGGCTGCTtctgtctaattttttttctctctcatatcTCTAAACattgtaaagaaaataaaggaaaacaaaaatttgaGTTCTTCTTTAGTTCCGaagcaaaggaaggaaaaaaatagaaaagaagggCTGGCCCGAGAAGACTTtggggtttctgccacctgtTCTAAAATACTCTACTTTGTGAAATCCTGCCAATTAGATATAATCCTAAAATGCATACACACAGTTTCTAAGAGGAATCTCTTCTTGAGCAGTAATGGAGTTAATCACactattttcatatttatgagATAAGTACAGTAAGAAAATGAGAGTTTAGATTTGATATGTATAAAGGGAAATGTAGATTGAAGATAACTAAAGTTAAGTTAAGTTCCCTTTGGAAAAAGGTTTATGCTGGGGGAGAttcttgtctttgttttctgtcttgCTTGGGATAGATGGGTGCAGGAGACATGGATGCCGAGGAGTGGGAAGCTGCCACAGCAGTTTATTGCAGAAGTTTTTTGGAAGTCTGGTTTTTAGGTTGGGAAATAAccctttcttccctctccacGTCCCCAATATATTTAGCAGGATTTAGAATTCAGTGATTTTTACTTAACAGGATTTATAAATCAAGGAATCTTTGGCCCCTGCTTTGGGAGTCTTTACTTTTCAGGGATAATAAATACATGTCTGAAATAATCAAAGTGCCACTTTGTTGTAAGTTGTGATGTGTGCTGTATGTGCTTTATTTGGAAGTTGTACTTAGaggaattttttcatttaaaatgttagttAAGTATTTGAAGAAACAGTTTAAGTGAAGCTAAGTTTTAACAGATGTATATCCTTATTTGACCTGTTAAGATGGGGTCTAATGTGGAATGGGGCTCAAGCTACACCCATATACACTTTTTGCAGCTGGAGAATGGAACAACTATGCGCAAAGCAAATTGTGTGTGGAGGGTACTTCTCTTGGACAGGTTATTGCTTAGAATTGAATGACTTAATTAAGtaaatgagctttttaaagtgTGTCTTATATATCTTGTCCCTGTTATTTTTACCACATTTGTAGTAAATGGCTAGTACTTATATAGGGTCTGCTTTTTGCCAGGCACCATAAAGCCTTTTGTGTATACTAACTCATGATCCTTAAAACAAAATAGCCAGCCgctgctgtggctcaataggttaatcctccagctgcggcgccaacacctcgggttctagtcctggtcggggcgccggattctgtcccggttgcccctcttccagtccagctctctgctatggcccgggagtgcagaggaggatggcccaagtgcttggccctgccccccatgggagaccaggaggaggcatctggctcctggctttggatcagcgcggtgcgccggccatggcggccattgcagggtgaaccaacggcaaaggaagacctttctctctgtctctctctctctcactgtccactctgcctgtcccccccccccccaaaaaaagcccATATACGTTGAATTGCTAACAAATTTGTCtcatataaaattttcaaatttaagcTCTTTTTTGACTTAACCAAATTCAAATGGACAGAATGTTAGCTATAAGCTAGTTTTCCCTGTGCACTTGGTAAATGCAAagactaaaaatgaaataattaggtACCTGTTTGTAGGGTCAAAATGCTTACTGAGCTTCAGAGGTCATACCTCTTGACTTTATTCTGTTCAAGGCACTGTAAAGTATGTTTAATGTATAGGTGAAtggatatttttaagatttttttttgaaaggcagaattagattattttccacccaccggttcactccccaatgaccacCTCATctgggcctgaccaaagccaggagccagaaactttattcgggtctcccacatgggtgcaggggcctagtcctaagaacttgggccatccaccactgccctctcaggcgcactagcagggagctggattggtagtggagcagttggaactggAATCAGCATtcgtatgtgatgccagcatttcaggctgcAGCTTAAACTTATGTGTTACAAGGCTGGTCCTtgaatatgtatttctttaatatttttttcctgaagaaactttttatttaaggaatacaaacttcatgcattttgtaagtacaactttagcaatatagtgattcttcccaccagatCCGCCCTTCCTGAATATGTATTATTATACATTCTTGCCACTCTGTGActtaaaaaattgataaactaAATTAAATATGCAGAAGATGTGAATATTATAATGCTAAAAACTTATATCTCAAGAAATAATTTCTTATTAGTACTTATAagtgtatatatttaataaatatttacataactACTTATTAGTAATCTTTGACTTAAATAGTGTTtggaccacttttttttttttttaa
This region includes:
- the RTN4 gene encoding reticulon-4 isoform X2, whose amino-acid sequence is MEDLDQSPLVSSSADSPPRPPPAFKYQFVREPEDEEEEDEEEEEDEDEDLEELEVLERKPAAGLSAAPVPTAPTAPAGAPLLDFGNDFVPPAPRGPLPAAPPAASERQPLWDPSPASSVPAPSPPAAAAVSPSKLPEDDEPPARPPPPPPADVSPQAEPAWTPPAPAPTAPPSTPAAPKRRGSSGSVDETLFALPAASEPVIHSSAEQIMDLKEKPGNTVSAGQEDFPSVLLETAASLPSLSPLSAASFKEHEYLGNVPAVLSTEGTLQETLNEASKQLSEKAKNPFVDRDLTEFSELEYSEMGSKFSGSPKAESAIMVANPREEVIAKNKDEEEDLVSNNILRNQQDLPVALTELVKEEDKVMFPEKTMDSFNEKEAAVEAPIREEYADFKPFERVWEVKDAYKEDSGMPAAGGSIESKLESKADEKYFADSLEQTNHEKESESSNDDTSFPSTPEAVKDGSGAYITCAPFNPAATESIATNIFPLLEDHTSENKTDEKKIEEKKAQIVTEKNISTKSSNPFLAATQDSQTEYVTTENLSKVTGEAVANMPEGLTPDLVQEACGSELNEAAGTKIAYETKMDLVQTSEAMQESLYPVTQLCPSFEESEATPSPVLPDIVMEAPLNTVVPSAGASAGQPSSSPLEAPPSANYESVKLDSESPPPYEEAMNVKKISGIKEEIKEPETTDAVVQETEAPYISIACDLIKETKLSSEPSPDFANYSEIAKVEQPVPDRSELVEDSSPDSEPVDLFSDDSIPEVPQRQDEAVILLKENLTETSYESALEYENKEKLSTLLPEGGKPYLESFQSNLSTTRDSPSPDEVLTLTKKEKIPLQMEDLKTAVYAKEDLLVSKEATIRESETFSDSSPIEIIDEFPAFVSSKTDSSPKSAREYTDLEVSHRSEIPNVQDGTGSLPCSELPRDLSFKEVQPKDEDKISDEFSKNRSDVAKAPLLPPDVSALDTQTEIGSIVKPKVLVKEAEKKLPSDTVKEDRSPSAIFSAELSKTSVVDLLYWRDIKKTGVVFGASLFLLLSLTVFSIVSVTAYIALALLSVTISFRIYKGVIQAIQKSDEGHPFRAYLESDVAISEELVQKYSNSALGHVNCTIKELRRLFLVDDLVDSLKFAVLMWVFTYVGALFNGLTLLILALISLFSVPVIYERHQAQIDHYLGLANKNVKDAMAK
- the RTN4 gene encoding reticulon-4 isoform X1 translates to MEDLDQSPLVSSSADSPPRPPPAFKYQFVREPEDEEEEDEEEEEDEDEDLEELEVLERKPAAGLSAAPVPTAPTAPAGAPLLDFGNDFVPPAPRGPLPAAPPAASERQPLWDPSPASSVPAPSPPAAAAVSPSKLPEDDEPPARPPPPPPADVSPQAEPAWTPPAPAPTAPPSTPAAPKRRGSSGSVDETLFALPAASEPVIHSSAEQIMDLKEKPGNTVSAGQEDFPSVLLETAASLPSLSPLSAASFKEHEYLGNVPAVLSTEGTLQETLNEASKQLSEKAKNPFVDRDLTEFSELEYSEMGSKFSGSPKAESAIMVANPREEVIAKNKDEEEDLVSNNILRNQQDLPVALTELVKEEDKVMFPEKTMDSFNEKEAAVEAPIREEYADFKPFERVWEVKDAYKEDSGMPAAGGSIESKLESKADEKYFADSLEQTNHEKESESSNDDTSFPSTPEAVKDGSGAYITCAPFNPAATESIATNIFPLLEDHTSENKTDEKKIEEKKAQIVTEKNISTKSSNPFLAATQDSQTEYVTTENLSKVTGEAVANMPEGLTPDLVQEACGSELNEAAGTKIAYETKMDLVQTSEAMQESLYPVTQLCPSFEESEATPSPVLPDIVMEAPLNTVVPSAGASAGQPSSSPLEAPPSANYESVKLDSESPPPYEEAMNVKKISGIKEEIKEPETTDAVVQETEAPYISIACDLIKETKLSSEPSPDFANYSEIAKVEQPVPDRSELVEDSSPDSEPVDLFSDDSIPEVPQRQDEAVILLKENLTETSYESALEYENKEKLSTLLPEGGKPYLESFQSNLSTTRDSPSPDEVLTLTKKEKIPLQMEDLKTAVYAKEDLLVSKEATIRESETFSDSSPIEIIDEFPAFVSSKTDSSPKSAREYTDLEVSHRSEIPNVQDGTGSLPCSELPRDLSFKEVQPKDEDKISDEFSKNRSDVAKAPLLPPDVSALDTQTEIGSIVKPKVLVKEAEKKLPSDTVKEDRSPSAIFSAELSKTSVVDLLYWRDIKKTGVVFGASLFLLLSLTVFSIVSVTAYIALALLSVTISFRIYKGVIQAIQKSDEGHPFRAYLESDVAISEELVQKYSNSALGHVNCTIKELRRLFLVDDLVDSLKFAVLMWVFTYVGALFNGLTLLILALISLFSVPVIYERHQAQIDHYLGLANKNVKDAMAKIQAKIPGLKRKAE